A window of the Polaribacter batillariae genome harbors these coding sequences:
- a CDS encoding AraC family ligand binding domain-containing protein, producing MNIASFLEDVQFNSNKPALTLLLDTDFSKEIRIVFKKGQTMEDHQAPFAIIVHIVEGIIDFGVNKEVKRLTAGHILSLKPHEVHNLTAIENSIVRLTLSKTDSVKRVKEVL from the coding sequence GCCTCGTTTTTAGAAGATGTTCAATTCAATTCGAACAAGCCAGCTTTAACACTTTTGTTAGACACAGATTTCTCGAAAGAGATAAGAATTGTGTTTAAAAAAGGACAAACCATGGAAGATCATCAAGCGCCATTTGCAATTATTGTTCATATTGTTGAAGGCATTATCGATTTTGGAGTAAATAAAGAAGTAAAAAGGTTAACTGCTGGGCATATCTTGTCTTTAAAACCACATGAAGTCCACAATTTAACTGCAATTGAGAATAGTATTGTGCGTTTAACATTATCGAAAACCGACAGTGTAAAACGAGTAAAAGAAGTGTTGTAA
- the hemN gene encoding oxygen-independent coproporphyrinogen III oxidase, producing MKKSLIQKYNIPGPRYTSYPTVPYWNKEGIDKQDWITSFRKSFVESNSSEGISIYIHLPFCESLCTFCACHKHITKRHEVEEEYIETVLKEWKLYRALVDEKPIIKELHLGGGTPTFFSKENLQYLMNGIFSIAKKHPDHEFSFEGHPNNTTKKQLQTLYDCGFTRVSFGVQDYNEKVQKAIHRVQPFEAVKQVTRWSREIGYTSVSHDLIFGLPFQTKEAVMHTINKTKELQPDRISFYSYAHVPWVKGVGQRGFNENDLPKNDEKRELYEIGKELFAELGYEEIGMDHFALKTDGLYKATVNKTLHRNFMGYTANKTQLMVGLGMSAISDSWYAFAQNVKTVKEYQKLVNKGEIPIFRGHLLSKEDSIIRKHILNMMCHFSTSWEAENMKIHNLEKHLKLLEEMEKDGLVEVGKNSLSIPEKARPYVRNICMAFDLHLLENKPKTQLFSMTI from the coding sequence ATGAAAAAATCACTCATTCAAAAATACAATATTCCAGGACCAAGATATACCAGTTATCCAACTGTGCCTTATTGGAATAAAGAAGGAATAGATAAGCAAGATTGGATTACTTCGTTTCGAAAATCGTTTGTAGAAAGCAACTCATCAGAAGGCATTAGTATTTACATTCATTTGCCATTTTGCGAGAGTTTATGCACCTTTTGTGCCTGTCACAAACACATTACAAAACGTCACGAAGTAGAAGAAGAATATATAGAAACCGTTTTAAAAGAGTGGAAATTGTACAGGGCTTTGGTAGATGAAAAACCAATAATTAAAGAGTTACATTTAGGTGGTGGAACCCCAACATTTTTCTCAAAAGAAAACTTACAATATTTAATGAACGGTATTTTTTCAATTGCTAAAAAACATCCAGATCACGAATTTAGTTTTGAAGGGCACCCAAATAACACCACTAAAAAACAATTGCAAACGTTGTACGACTGTGGATTTACAAGAGTGAGTTTTGGGGTGCAAGATTATAACGAAAAAGTTCAAAAAGCCATCCATAGAGTGCAGCCTTTTGAAGCCGTAAAACAAGTAACAAGATGGTCTCGTGAAATTGGTTATACTTCTGTGAGTCACGATTTAATTTTTGGCTTGCCATTTCAAACCAAAGAAGCTGTAATGCATACCATTAATAAAACCAAAGAATTACAACCCGATAGAATTTCATTTTACAGTTATGCGCATGTTCCTTGGGTAAAAGGAGTAGGGCAAAGAGGTTTTAATGAAAACGATTTGCCAAAAAACGACGAAAAAAGAGAGCTTTATGAAATCGGAAAAGAATTATTTGCAGAATTAGGCTACGAAGAAATAGGAATGGACCATTTTGCGCTAAAGACAGATGGTTTGTATAAAGCGACTGTTAACAAAACATTGCATCGAAATTTTATGGGGTACACAGCCAACAAAACACAATTAATGGTTGGTTTGGGCATGTCTGCAATTTCCGATTCTTGGTATGCATTTGCACAAAATGTAAAAACGGTTAAAGAATATCAAAAATTGGTAAATAAAGGTGAAATTCCAATTTTTAGAGGACATTTATTATCTAAAGAAGATAGCATTATAAGAAAACATATTTTAAATATGATGTGTCATTTTTCCACTTCATGGGAAGCAGAAAATATGAAAATTCATAATTTAGAAAAACACTTAAAATTGCTAGAAGAAATGGAGAAAGATGGTTTGGTAGAGGTGGGTAAAAACTCACTCTCAATCCCAGAAAAAGCAAGACCTTATGTTCGAAACATTTGCATGGCTTTCGATCTTCATTTATTAGAAAATAAGCCGAAAACACAATTGTTTTCTATGACTATTTAA
- the ccoS gene encoding cbb3-type cytochrome oxidase assembly protein CcoS — protein sequence MSVIYLLLSLSILVAIVFFIAFIYSVKKGQYDDSYTPSVRMLFDDELVKVKQEKLTKD from the coding sequence ATGAGCGTAATATACCTACTACTTTCACTAAGTATTTTAGTGGCAATTGTATTCTTTATCGCATTTATTTATTCAGTAAAAAAAGGGCAATACGACGATTCGTACACGCCTTCTGTTCGTATGCTGTTTGATGATGAACTTGTAAAAGTCAAACAAGAAAAATTAACTAAAGATTAA
- the ccoN gene encoding cytochrome-c oxidase, cbb3-type subunit I has protein sequence MEMQQFYYDNKIVKKFIYATLLWGIVGFSVGLLLAFMFLFPNLTEGISWLSFGRLRPLHTNAVIFAFVGNAIYAGVYYSLQRLLKARMASNFLSNFNFWGWQAIIVAAAITLPLGYTSSKEYAELEWPIDIAIALVWVAFGVNMIWTILQRRQRHLYVAIWFYLGTFVTVAVLHIFNSLALPVGFLKSYSVYAGVQDALVQWWYGHNAVAFFLTTPFLGLMYYFVPKAANRPVYSYRLSIVHFWSLIFIYIWAGPHHLLYTSLPEWAQNLGVAFSVMLIAPSWGGMINGLLTLRGAWDKVRTDPVLKFMVVAITGYGMATFEGPMLSLKNVNAIAHFSDWIIAHVHVGALAWNGFLTFGMLYWMIPRLFKTKLYSVALANVHFWVGTLGIILYALPMYVAGFVQASMWKQFNPDGSLTYGNFLETVTEIIPMYWMRAIGGSMYILGALVMLYNIIKTVRAGSEVTDELAEAAPLKKVPKYRTKGEGWHTWLERKPIKLTIFATIAILIGGIIQIVPTLLVKSNIPTISSVKPYTPLELEGRDIYIREGCVGCHSQMIRPFRSEVERYGEYSKAGEFVYDHPFLWGSKRTGPDLHRVGKKYNDSWHLNHMYDPQSTSPGSIMPSYKWLITNELDKSSTEDKMKVMVSLGVPYTEEEIANAQQHMLVQGTKIEENLYADPDFAKSYEADKKYAQENGEAFVEMRNREIVAVIAYIQRLGTDIKVKDEQQISKN, from the coding sequence ATGGAAATGCAACAATTTTATTACGATAATAAAATCGTAAAAAAATTCATCTACGCAACACTACTTTGGGGTATCGTAGGTTTTAGTGTAGGTTTGTTACTTGCGTTTATGTTCTTGTTTCCAAACTTAACAGAAGGAATTTCGTGGTTAAGTTTTGGGCGTTTAAGACCATTGCACACAAATGCAGTAATTTTTGCCTTTGTAGGAAATGCAATTTATGCAGGAGTTTACTACTCTTTGCAAAGATTGTTAAAAGCCAGAATGGCAAGTAACTTTTTAAGCAACTTTAATTTTTGGGGTTGGCAAGCAATTATTGTTGCGGCAGCCATTACACTTCCTTTAGGTTATACATCATCTAAAGAATATGCAGAACTAGAATGGCCAATAGACATTGCCATTGCTTTGGTTTGGGTAGCATTTGGTGTAAACATGATTTGGACGATTTTACAAAGAAGACAACGCCACTTATACGTTGCTATTTGGTTTTACTTAGGAACTTTTGTAACGGTTGCAGTGTTGCATATTTTTAATAGTTTGGCATTACCAGTTGGTTTTTTAAAATCGTACTCTGTATATGCAGGTGTACAAGATGCTCTTGTGCAATGGTGGTATGGCCATAATGCAGTTGCATTTTTCTTAACCACACCATTTTTAGGATTAATGTATTACTTCGTACCAAAGGCAGCAAATAGGCCTGTATATTCTTACAGGTTGTCTATCGTGCATTTTTGGTCTTTAATATTTATTTACATTTGGGCAGGACCTCACCATCTACTATATACTTCTTTACCAGAATGGGCACAAAATTTAGGAGTTGCGTTTTCTGTAATGCTAATTGCGCCTTCTTGGGGAGGTATGATAAATGGTTTATTAACTTTAAGAGGTGCTTGGGATAAAGTTCGTACAGATCCTGTTTTAAAATTTATGGTAGTGGCAATTACAGGTTATGGTATGGCAACTTTCGAAGGCCCAATGCTATCTTTAAAAAATGTAAATGCAATCGCACATTTTAGTGATTGGATTATTGCACACGTTCATGTTGGAGCATTAGCATGGAATGGATTTTTAACATTTGGAATGCTGTACTGGATGATTCCAAGACTATTTAAAACAAAATTATATTCGGTAGCATTGGCAAACGTTCATTTTTGGGTAGGTACCTTAGGAATTATTTTGTACGCTTTACCAATGTATGTTGCAGGTTTTGTACAAGCTTCTATGTGGAAACAATTTAATCCAGATGGGTCTTTAACCTATGGTAACTTTTTAGAAACAGTAACCGAAATTATACCCATGTATTGGATGCGTGCCATTGGTGGTAGCATGTATATCTTAGGCGCACTTGTAATGTTATATAATATTATTAAAACAGTAAGAGCAGGAAGCGAAGTAACAGACGAACTAGCAGAAGCAGCACCATTAAAAAAAGTGCCAAAATACAGAACAAAAGGCGAAGGATGGCATACTTGGTTAGAGAGAAAACCAATCAAACTAACAATTTTTGCTACGATTGCAATTTTAATTGGTGGTATTATTCAAATTGTGCCAACATTATTGGTAAAATCGAACATTCCAACCATTAGTAGTGTAAAACCTTATACTCCTTTAGAATTAGAAGGAAGAGATATTTACATTAGAGAAGGTTGTGTAGGATGCCATTCTCAAATGATTAGACCTTTTAGAAGTGAAGTAGAGCGTTATGGAGAATACTCTAAAGCAGGTGAATTTGTGTACGATCATCCATTTTTATGGGGAAGCAAACGTACAGGGCCAGATTTACATCGAGTTGGTAAAAAATACAACGATAGTTGGCACTTAAATCATATGTACGATCCGCAAAGTACTTCTCCAGGTTCTATTATGCCATCTTATAAATGGTTAATAACAAACGAACTAGATAAATCTTCTACAGAAGATAAAATGAAAGTGATGGTAAGTCTTGGTGTACCTTACACAGAAGAAGAAATTGCCAATGCACAACAACACATGTTAGTGCAAGGAACTAAAATTGAAGAAAACCTATATGCAGATCCAGACTTTGCAAAAAGTTACGAAGCAGATAAAAAATATGCTCAAGAAAACGGAGAAGCTTTTGTTGAGATGAGAAATAGAGAAATTGTAGCTGTTATTGCATACATTCAACGTTTAGGTACAGATATTAAAGTAAAAGACGAACAACAAATCTCTAAAAATTAG
- a CDS encoding CcoQ/FixQ family Cbb3-type cytochrome c oxidase assembly chaperone, producing MLKFVKNHMESITGIEIYPLISLLIFFTFFVALFWWVFTAKKEYINKVSNIPLDQ from the coding sequence ATGTTAAAATTCGTAAAAAACCATATGGAGAGTATTACTGGGATAGAAATTTATCCATTAATATCGTTATTAATATTCTTCACTTTTTTTGTAGCCTTATTTTGGTGGGTGTTTACAGCAAAGAAAGAATATATTAATAAGGTTAGTAATATTCCACTAGACCAATAA
- a CDS encoding cbb3-type cytochrome c oxidase N-terminal domain-containing protein has translation MKRSFQSTVYVIFVIVTFIALAKAFMVYENPFDIYENPLVWLALIGFVLVVVLKEIVNVYALKKATDLQNEKDGIIPEDPNLWIKKLLVKWTRAKAIDQEEDIILDHNYDGIRELDNSLPPWWVYMFYATIVFALVYLVRFEVLDGDSQIVEYNKAVAEAKREVNKYRATATDLITAENVTLLTDAKDLARGKAVFNLNCASCHLADGGGQIGPNLTDEYWILGGGIKNVFNTIHNGGRDGKGMIAWDKTLKAADIAKVASYVISLQGTTPANAKAPQGEKWVDPNAEETKKTTEETEEVKDTIKAK, from the coding sequence ATGAAAAGATCTTTTCAATCTACAGTATATGTAATCTTTGTAATTGTTACGTTTATAGCACTTGCAAAAGCGTTTATGGTGTACGAAAACCCATTCGATATTTACGAAAACCCTCTGGTTTGGTTGGCTTTAATTGGGTTCGTTTTAGTAGTTGTCTTAAAAGAAATCGTAAACGTGTATGCTTTAAAAAAAGCAACCGATTTACAGAACGAAAAAGATGGCATTATTCCTGAAGACCCAAACCTTTGGATTAAGAAATTATTAGTAAAATGGACAAGAGCCAAAGCAATTGACCAAGAAGAAGACATTATTTTAGATCATAATTACGATGGAATTAGAGAATTAGACAATTCTCTTCCACCTTGGTGGGTATATATGTTTTATGCAACAATTGTTTTTGCATTGGTGTATTTAGTGCGATTTGAAGTTTTAGATGGCGATAGCCAAATTGTAGAATATAACAAAGCAGTCGCAGAAGCAAAAAGAGAAGTAAATAAATACAGAGCAACCGCTACAGATTTAATTACAGCCGAAAACGTAACACTTTTAACAGACGCTAAAGATTTGGCAAGAGGTAAAGCCGTTTTTAATTTAAACTGCGCATCTTGTCACCTAGCAGATGGAGGAGGACAAATAGGCCCCAATTTAACAGATGAATACTGGATTTTAGGTGGGGGAATAAAAAATGTTTTTAATACCATACATAATGGAGGTAGAGATGGAAAAGGAATGATTGCTTGGGACAAAACCTTAAAAGCTGCAGACATAGCAAAAGTAGCGAGCTATGTTATTTCTTTACAAGGAACTACACCTGCAAATGCAAAAGCACCACAAGGAGAAAAATGGGTAGATCCAAATGCAGAAGAAACTAAGAAAACAACCGAAGAAACAGAAGAGGTAAAAGACACAATAAAAGCAAAGTAA
- the ccoG gene encoding cytochrome c oxidase accessory protein CcoG, protein MEAPKNEQFRDSIATVDSEGKRSWVFPKKPSGKFYKYRSYVSYFLLAFLLSAPFIKINGNQFLLFNILERKFNIFSFPFWPQDFYLLVVSMIIGVVFIILFTVIFGRIFCGWICPQTIFLEMVFRKIEYLIEGDRGKQIRLSKQPWNADKIRKKLLKWFVFFIISFIIANVFLAYLIGGDTVIEYITGNPLDNISTLISLIIFTAVFYFVFAWFREQVCIIACPYGRLQGVLLDNKTINVAYDYKRGERETGRAKFKKNEDREAVGKGDCIDCKQCVVVCPTGIDIRNGTQLECVNCTACIDECDHIMESINLPKGLIRYASEDNIANKKPFKFTARMKGYSSVLLILIGILIGMLFLRNDVEAKILRLPGQLYQQKENNTISNVYTYKVINKTSKDIKDVSYKLLSHKGTIKLVSNHNFTVPKQGLAEGTLFIEINAAALKSDKDKIEIGVYSGDKLIETTRTNFLGPRSYK, encoded by the coding sequence ATGGAGGCACCCAAGAACGAACAATTTAGAGATAGTATTGCTACTGTAGATTCAGAAGGAAAACGTTCTTGGGTATTTCCCAAAAAACCAAGTGGAAAGTTCTATAAATACAGAAGCTATGTAAGTTATTTTCTATTGGCTTTTTTACTATCTGCTCCCTTTATTAAAATTAATGGAAATCAGTTTTTACTTTTTAATATTTTAGAAAGAAAATTTAATATTTTTAGTTTTCCTTTTTGGCCACAAGATTTTTATTTGTTAGTGGTTTCAATGATTATTGGAGTTGTTTTTATTATTTTATTTACCGTAATTTTCGGGCGAATTTTTTGTGGGTGGATTTGTCCGCAAACCATTTTTTTAGAAATGGTTTTTAGAAAAATAGAATATTTAATTGAAGGAGATAGAGGAAAGCAAATAAGGCTAAGCAAACAACCTTGGAATGCAGATAAAATTCGTAAGAAGCTTTTAAAGTGGTTTGTTTTCTTTATAATCTCATTTATAATTGCAAACGTTTTTTTAGCGTATTTAATAGGTGGAGATACCGTTATAGAATACATTACAGGAAACCCTTTAGACAATATTAGCACACTTATTTCACTAATAATTTTTACGGCTGTTTTCTATTTTGTCTTTGCGTGGTTTAGAGAGCAAGTATGCATCATTGCTTGCCCTTATGGCCGTTTGCAAGGTGTTTTATTAGATAACAAAACCATTAACGTTGCGTACGATTACAAAAGAGGAGAAAGAGAAACTGGGAGAGCAAAATTTAAAAAAAATGAAGATAGAGAAGCCGTAGGAAAAGGAGATTGTATCGATTGTAAACAATGTGTTGTTGTTTGCCCAACAGGAATAGATATTAGAAATGGTACACAGTTAGAATGTGTAAATTGCACAGCTTGTATAGACGAATGCGACCATATTATGGAAAGCATTAATCTACCAAAAGGTCTTATTAGATATGCAAGTGAAGACAATATAGCAAATAAAAAACCCTTTAAGTTTACAGCAAGAATGAAAGGTTATTCTTCTGTTTTATTAATTTTAATAGGTATTTTAATAGGAATGTTGTTTTTAAGAAATGATGTCGAAGCCAAAATTTTAAGATTACCAGGACAATTATATCAACAAAAAGAAAACAATACTATTAGCAACGTTTATACATATAAGGTAATTAATAAAACGAGCAAAGATATTAAAGACGTAAGTTATAAATTATTATCTCATAAAGGAACCATTAAATTGGTCTCGAACCATAATTTTACAGTTCCAAAACAAGGCTTGGCAGAAGGAACTTTATTTATAGAAATTAACGCAGCAGCTTTAAAAAGCGACAAAGATAAAATAGAAATAGGTGTTTATAGTGGCGATAAATTAATTGAAACAACCAGAACGAATTTTTTAGGGCCAAGAAGTTATAAGTAG
- a CDS encoding FixH family protein yields MKFNWGTGIVVAIVAFISFILYFVITMSTDKSFTHDLVTDKYYQEELKFQDKIDAQKNASSLKENIKVTKTKEGLKVEFPEAFTPKDIQGKVFLYRPSNKHLDFEIPISISKTYLLVPEKRLVDGRWNMTVSWKYKNKEYLFKKELMY; encoded by the coding sequence ATGAAATTTAATTGGGGAACAGGTATTGTGGTTGCAATTGTAGCTTTTATAAGCTTTATTTTGTATTTCGTTATAACAATGAGTACAGATAAATCGTTTACACACGATTTGGTAACAGATAAGTACTATCAAGAAGAATTAAAATTTCAAGATAAAATAGATGCACAGAAAAATGCATCTTCTTTAAAAGAAAATATAAAAGTAACAAAAACTAAAGAAGGTTTAAAAGTAGAGTTTCCAGAAGCTTTTACTCCAAAAGACATTCAAGGAAAAGTGTTCCTGTATAGACCATCTAATAAACATTTAGATTTTGAAATACCTATTTCGATCTCTAAAACATATTTGCTCGTGCCTGAGAAACGTTTAGTAGATGGTCGTTGGAACATGACAGTATCATGGAAATACAAAAATAAGGAGTATTTATTTAAGAAAGAACTGATGTACTAA
- a CDS encoding sulfite exporter TauE/SafE family protein — translation MFLSALIFGLLGSFHCIGMCGPIAFMLPVDRQKPVKRFFQILSYHLGRLFTYSLIGLLFGFLGKGFFFFGFQQQLSIIAGISMILIILFPQIFKRVNFSTKISSLIFKVKNALGKELKKKKNDTFFTIGFLNGFLPCGLVYMAVFGALATTNAFAGSLYMFLFGLGTIPLMTAVVYLGNFTKATFRKKIQKAIPVVVVCIGTLFILRGLGLGIPYISPTPILEVVSANNACH, via the coding sequence ATGTTTTTATCGGCACTAATTTTTGGATTGTTGGGTAGTTTCCATTGCATAGGAATGTGTGGGCCAATCGCTTTTATGTTGCCAGTAGATAGGCAAAAACCAGTGAAAAGATTTTTCCAAATTTTAAGTTACCACTTAGGTAGGTTATTTACTTACAGTTTAATAGGCTTGTTGTTTGGTTTTTTAGGAAAAGGTTTTTTCTTCTTTGGTTTTCAACAGCAACTATCTATAATTGCAGGAATAAGTATGATTTTAATCATCTTGTTTCCCCAAATTTTTAAACGAGTAAATTTTTCTACAAAAATTAGCAGTCTTATATTTAAAGTAAAAAATGCTTTAGGAAAAGAATTAAAGAAAAAAAAGAACGATACTTTTTTTACCATTGGTTTTTTAAACGGTTTTTTACCCTGTGGACTTGTTTATATGGCTGTCTTTGGAGCCTTGGCAACCACAAATGCTTTTGCAGGAAGTTTATACATGTTTTTATTCGGTTTAGGAACAATTCCGTTAATGACCGCTGTAGTTTATTTAGGAAACTTCACAAAAGCAACTTTTAGAAAAAAAATACAAAAAGCGATTCCTGTAGTTGTTGTTTGTATAGGAACCTTATTTATTTTAAGAGGCTTGGGCTTGGGAATTCCTTACATTTCTCCAACTCCTATTTTAGAAGTTGTGTCTGCCAATAACGCCTGCCATTAA
- a CDS encoding response regulator — protein MESKLNNLLVVEDNPYIGEEIVNAVKKVNGIKNIHLTKTLQEAISSLNKTSFELVTLDLSLPDGNGIELLKWFIEKKIKKDVFVFSTSKELKGICLKYGALAFFDKSTGFDELIESIKKLNQ, from the coding sequence TTGGAATCTAAATTAAACAATTTATTAGTTGTAGAAGACAACCCTTACATAGGCGAGGAAATAGTAAATGCTGTTAAAAAAGTTAATGGTATAAAAAATATTCATTTAACAAAAACGCTACAAGAAGCAATTTCTTCTTTAAATAAAACCAGTTTTGAGTTAGTTACCTTAGATTTAAGCTTACCTGATGGAAATGGTATAGAGCTTTTAAAATGGTTTATAGAAAAAAAAATAAAAAAAGACGTTTTTGTTTTTTCTACTAGTAAAGAGCTTAAAGGAATTTGTTTAAAATATGGAGCCCTTGCTTTTTTTGATAAATCTACTGGATTTGATGAGTTAATCGAAAGTATTAAAAAACTTAATCAATAG
- a CDS encoding response regulator, with the protein MTYTNEIKIVLADDHKLLRDGLRNIIEQKSNMKIIGEASNGREAVKICSKLLPDVVLIDIAMPNLNGVEATSQILKINPKTKVIALSMHSTKQFIQRMFHSGAFGYLLKDGDSEEVICAISTVIRNKKYLSKDINQEYLNLLKNKDTLGKSKLSSREKEVLQLIAEGNSSKEIGEILCLSSKTIDVHKNNIMKKIDLHTIPELTKFAIKQGLTSL; encoded by the coding sequence ATGACTTATACAAACGAAATAAAAATAGTATTAGCAGATGACCATAAACTGCTACGAGATGGCTTAAGAAATATTATAGAGCAAAAATCTAATATGAAAATAATTGGAGAAGCCTCTAATGGAAGAGAAGCTGTAAAAATATGCTCGAAATTACTACCAGATGTTGTTCTTATAGACATTGCAATGCCAAATTTAAATGGTGTAGAAGCAACAAGCCAAATTCTAAAAATAAATCCAAAAACAAAAGTAATCGCCCTTTCTATGCATTCTACGAAACAATTTATTCAAAGAATGTTTCACTCAGGTGCTTTTGGTTACTTACTAAAAGATGGTGATTCAGAAGAGGTTATTTGTGCAATTTCTACTGTAATTCGAAATAAAAAATACCTATCAAAAGACATTAATCAAGAATATCTTAATTTACTTAAAAATAAAGACACTCTTGGGAAATCTAAATTAAGCTCAAGAGAAAAAGAAGTTTTACAATTAATTGCAGAAGGTAATTCATCAAAAGAAATAGGAGAAATATTATGCTTAAGCTCAAAAACCATTGATGTTCATAAAAATAATATTATGAAAAAAATTGACTTACACACCATACCAGAATTGACAAAGTTTGCTATTAAACAAGGACTTACCAGTTTGTAA